From one Rhizobium sp. CIAT894 genomic stretch:
- a CDS encoding alpha-ketoglutarate-dependent dioxygenase AlkB, which translates to MPELLSGIRHLPGYLDRARQEVLVEVIRKIVAEAPLYVPAMPGTGKPMSVRMTNCGPLGWVTDRERGYRYQPTHPATGRPWPDMPRELLDIWNDVAGYDMPPEACLVNFYSDEARMGLHQDKDERDLQAPVVSISLGNSCLFRIGGLNRNDRTLSFKLSSGDLVVLGGEGRLCFHGVDRIHPATSTLLKNGGRINLTLRRVNPRADGPVKDRLL; encoded by the coding sequence ATGCCGGAGCTTTTGAGCGGCATTCGCCACCTTCCCGGCTATCTCGATCGGGCGCGTCAGGAGGTGCTGGTCGAGGTGATCCGCAAGATCGTCGCCGAAGCGCCGCTTTATGTGCCCGCCATGCCCGGAACCGGCAAGCCGATGTCGGTGCGCATGACCAATTGCGGGCCGCTCGGCTGGGTAACGGATAGGGAGCGCGGCTATCGCTACCAGCCGACGCATCCGGCGACCGGCAGGCCCTGGCCTGATATGCCGCGGGAATTGCTCGATATCTGGAATGACGTTGCCGGTTACGACATGCCGCCGGAAGCCTGCCTGGTGAACTTCTATTCCGACGAAGCGCGCATGGGCCTGCATCAGGACAAGGACGAGAGGGATTTGCAGGCGCCGGTCGTCTCGATCTCGCTCGGCAACAGCTGTCTCTTCCGCATCGGCGGCCTCAACCGCAATGATCGCACGCTATCCTTCAAGCTTTCGAGCGGCGATCTGGTCGTCCTGGGCGGCGAGGGGAGACTTTGTTTCCACGGCGTTGACCGTATTCATCCGGCGACGTCGACGCTGCTGAAGAATGGCGGCCGCATCAATCTGACGCTGCGCCGCGTTAACCCGCGCGCTGACGGTCCAGTGAAGGATCGCCTGCTATAG
- the arfB gene encoding alternative ribosome rescue aminoacyl-tRNA hydrolase ArfB, protein MASDALYIDDRITIAGWELTEQFVLAGGPGGQNVNKVSTAVQLFFNIPNSPSLNDRVKANAVKLAGRRLSKDGVLMIEASRFRSQDRNREDARERLKELILEAAKPPPPPRKKTRPTKGSVERRLKEKSGRSEVKKMRGRPGGSGGE, encoded by the coding sequence ATGGCCAGCGACGCACTCTATATCGACGACAGGATCACCATCGCTGGATGGGAGCTGACGGAACAATTCGTTCTGGCGGGCGGTCCCGGCGGGCAGAACGTCAACAAGGTTTCGACCGCGGTCCAGCTGTTCTTCAACATTCCAAATTCGCCATCCCTCAACGATCGCGTCAAGGCCAATGCGGTGAAGCTCGCCGGCCGGCGCCTGTCGAAGGACGGCGTGCTGATGATCGAGGCGAGCCGCTTTCGCAGCCAGGACCGCAACAGAGAGGACGCGCGCGAGCGGCTGAAGGAGCTGATATTGGAGGCCGCCAAACCGCCGCCGCCGCCGCGCAAGAAGACCAGGCCGACCAAGGGTTCGGTCGAACGCCGCCTGAAGGAAAAATCCGGCCGCTCCGAAGTCAAGAAAATGCGCGGCCGTCCCGGCGGCAGCGGCGGCGAATGA
- a CDS encoding PAS domain-containing sensor histidine kinase, whose translation MSEMKNSLPGQADDGARAGRRLVMTDQEHKSAAAHEAAKQEHRSLARFLKACAAGTALAALARPVLAQGEQQVAASAHLFTSSQVVGVSVVIGVISAALLSTLWLVRQRGNLENESREIRSALSDAQQRISQYQALIADKNRRIVIWDGNTRPELLGQLPPETGAPQDGEFLAFGLWLKSRSASDLEKAIDRLRDGAQSFDMVVETIRDEILEAQGRVSGGRAFVRFVALNNLRAELAELRIERDRLMTSISSFQTMLDAIDMPAWQRDPAGRLTWVNQAYGEAVEARSPQQAINEGREMLTTVARERIRATTTPESPFHDTISTVVHGNRTFFDVVDVRLPGGSAGIAVDVSDIEAVRAELERTLKSHAETLDHLATPVAIFDGDRRLQFYNQAFVALWELDIAFLEGRPDNSELLERLRAAKKLPDQLNWKSWKESALSVYRALDTQSDLWHLPNGQTLRVFATAHPQGGATWVFENLTEQVDLETRYNTLVKVQGETIDHLSEGVAVFGPDGRIRLSNPAFRALWGITETEAKPGTHIRALGEACAPSYDRPDGWKTFAELITSFDDERRSGQGTLELFSGLVLDYAVIPLPNAQTMLTFVNMTDSVRAERALTEKNEALRKADELKNDFVQHVSYELRSPLTNIIGFTDLLRTQGVGPLNDRQAEYIDHISTSSSVLLTLVNDILDLATVDAGIMRLNYADIDLNDLLDDVSMQIADRLHESGVALEITAPAYLGSIVADPQRLKQILLKLLANAANFSPEGTSISLECHRDGTDFVFAVRDRGPGISPDMIATVFDRFATGAKSGKRGGAGLGLSIVDSFVSLHHGDVTIDSEPGKGTTVVCRIPSVDIPHSAAAE comes from the coding sequence ATGTCGGAAATGAAAAACAGCCTGCCCGGTCAGGCGGATGATGGCGCTCGCGCCGGTCGCCGCCTCGTCATGACAGATCAAGAACATAAATCTGCAGCGGCACACGAGGCCGCAAAGCAAGAGCATCGATCATTGGCGCGCTTTCTGAAAGCCTGCGCGGCCGGCACGGCGCTTGCCGCGCTGGCGCGGCCGGTTCTGGCACAGGGCGAGCAGCAGGTGGCAGCCTCGGCTCACCTCTTCACATCCTCGCAGGTCGTCGGCGTTTCCGTCGTCATCGGCGTCATATCGGCAGCCCTGCTTTCGACACTATGGCTCGTGCGCCAGCGCGGCAATCTGGAAAACGAGAGCCGGGAAATCCGTTCGGCGCTTTCCGATGCCCAGCAGCGCATTTCGCAATACCAGGCGTTGATCGCCGACAAGAACCGGCGGATCGTCATCTGGGACGGCAATACCCGCCCCGAACTGCTCGGCCAACTTCCGCCGGAGACCGGCGCGCCGCAGGACGGCGAATTCCTGGCCTTCGGCCTCTGGCTGAAGTCACGCTCGGCCTCCGATCTGGAAAAGGCGATCGACCGGCTGCGCGACGGGGCGCAGAGTTTCGATATGGTGGTCGAAACCATTCGCGACGAAATCCTCGAGGCGCAGGGCCGGGTTTCCGGCGGGCGCGCCTTCGTCCGCTTCGTGGCGCTCAACAATCTGCGCGCCGAGCTCGCAGAACTCAGGATCGAACGCGACCGGCTGATGACCTCGATCTCGTCCTTCCAGACCATGCTCGACGCGATCGACATGCCGGCCTGGCAGCGCGACCCGGCGGGCCGGCTGACCTGGGTCAACCAGGCTTATGGCGAGGCCGTCGAAGCGCGATCGCCGCAGCAGGCGATCAACGAAGGCCGCGAGATGCTAACGACCGTGGCGCGCGAACGCATTCGCGCGACGACGACGCCGGAATCGCCCTTCCACGATACGATCTCGACTGTTGTGCACGGCAACCGCACATTCTTCGATGTCGTCGACGTCAGGCTTCCCGGCGGCTCGGCCGGCATTGCAGTCGATGTGTCCGACATAGAGGCGGTGCGCGCCGAGCTGGAGCGGACGCTGAAGAGCCACGCCGAAACGCTCGACCATCTCGCCACGCCCGTCGCGATCTTCGACGGCGACCGCCGGCTGCAATTCTACAATCAGGCCTTCGTTGCGCTCTGGGAGCTCGACATCGCCTTCCTCGAAGGCCGGCCCGACAATAGCGAGCTGCTCGAGCGGCTGCGGGCGGCCAAGAAGCTGCCGGACCAGCTCAACTGGAAAAGCTGGAAGGAATCCGCCCTTTCCGTTTATCGCGCGCTCGACACGCAATCCGACCTCTGGCATCTGCCGAACGGGCAGACGCTGCGCGTCTTTGCGACCGCCCACCCGCAAGGCGGCGCCACCTGGGTATTCGAAAACCTGACCGAGCAGGTCGATCTCGAAACGCGCTACAACACGCTGGTCAAGGTGCAGGGCGAAACGATCGACCATCTGTCCGAAGGTGTGGCGGTGTTCGGCCCGGACGGACGCATCCGCCTGTCGAACCCGGCTTTCCGGGCGCTCTGGGGGATCACGGAAACGGAGGCCAAGCCCGGCACCCATATCCGCGCATTGGGCGAGGCCTGCGCGCCCTCCTACGACCGGCCGGACGGCTGGAAGACCTTCGCCGAACTGATCACCAGCTTCGACGACGAACGCCGCTCGGGCCAGGGAACGCTGGAACTCTTCTCCGGCCTCGTGCTCGATTACGCCGTCATCCCGCTTCCGAACGCGCAGACCATGCTGACCTTCGTCAACATGACGGACAGCGTGCGTGCCGAGCGGGCGCTGACCGAGAAGAACGAAGCACTGCGCAAGGCCGACGAACTGAAGAACGATTTCGTCCAGCATGTTTCCTATGAGCTGCGCTCGCCGCTGACCAATATCATCGGCTTCACCGACCTGCTGCGCACGCAGGGCGTCGGACCGCTGAACGACCGGCAGGCCGAATATATCGACCACATCTCGACCTCGTCCTCGGTTCTCCTGACGCTCGTCAACGATATCCTCGACCTTGCGACCGTCGATGCCGGCATCATGCGGCTCAACTATGCGGATATCGATCTCAACGACCTGCTCGACGACGTCTCGATGCAGATCGCAGATCGCCTGCATGAAAGCGGCGTGGCGCTTGAAATCACCGCGCCGGCCTATCTCGGCTCGATCGTCGCCGACCCGCAGCGGCTGAAGCAGATCCTGTTGAAGCTGCTTGCCAATGCGGCGAATTTTTCGCCCGAGGGCACCTCGATCTCGCTGGAATGCCACCGCGACGGCACGGATTTCGTTTTCGCCGTCCGCGATCGCGGCCCCGGCATCTCGCCCGACATGATCGCAACCGTCTTCGATCGTTTTGCGACCGGAGCGAAAAGCGGCAAACGCGGCGGCGCCGGTCTCGGCCTGTCGATCGTCGACAGCTTCGTCAGCCTGCATCACGGCGACGTGACGATCGACAGCGAGCCGGGCAAGGGCACGACCGTGGTCTGCCGCATTCCCTCGGTCGACATCCCGCATTCCGCCGCCGCCGAATGA
- a CDS encoding PTS sugar transporter subunit IIA, translating to MIGLVLVTHGKLAEEFRHAVEHVVGPQKFIETVCIGPEDDMDQRRQDILEAVSGADDGHGVVILTDMFGGTPSNLAISVMSSGHTEVIAGVNLPMLIKLAGVRGENNMEKALVEASEAGRKYINVASRVLSGK from the coding sequence ATGATCGGACTTGTGCTTGTCACTCATGGCAAGCTGGCTGAAGAGTTTCGTCATGCTGTCGAGCACGTCGTCGGTCCTCAGAAATTCATCGAGACGGTCTGTATTGGCCCCGAAGACGACATGGATCAAAGACGGCAGGACATTCTGGAAGCTGTTTCCGGTGCCGATGACGGCCATGGCGTCGTCATTCTGACCGACATGTTCGGCGGCACGCCGTCCAATCTCGCCATATCAGTCATGAGCAGCGGCCATACCGAAGTCATTGCCGGCGTCAACCTGCCGATGCTGATCAAGCTCGCCGGCGTGCGCGGCGAGAACAATATGGAGAAAGCGCTGGTGGAGGCTTCCGAAGCCGGGCGAAAATATATCAATGTCGCGAGCCGCGTGCTCAGCGGAAAATAA
- the ahcY gene encoding adenosylhomocysteinase, with protein MSTEKDYVVADIGLADFGRKEITIAETEMPGLMSCRAEFGDAKPLKGARITGSLHMTIQTAVLIETLVALGAEVRWASCNIFSTQDHAAAAIAAAGVPVFAIKGESLEDYWVYTDKIFQWADGGLSNMILDDGGDATMYILLGARAEAGEDVLSHPHSEEEEILFAQIKKRLAASPGWFTKQRDAIKGVTEETTTGVNRLYQLSQKGLLPFPAINVNDSVTKSKFDNKYGCKESLVDGIRRGTDVMMAGKVAVVCGYGDVGKGSAASLSGAGARVKVTEADPICALQAAMDGYEVVLLEDVVSSADIFITTTGNKDVIRIDHMRAMKDMAIVGNIGHFDNEIEVAALRNLKWTNVKPQVDLIEFPKGNRIILLSEGRLLNLGNATGHPSFVMSASFTNQTLAQIELFTKPGEYSNQVYILPKHLDEKVARLHLDKLGVKLTELSAEQAAYIGVSPKGPFKSDHYRY; from the coding sequence ATGAGCACTGAAAAAGATTATGTCGTCGCCGATATCGGGCTTGCGGATTTCGGCCGCAAGGAAATCACCATTGCCGAAACCGAAATGCCGGGGCTGATGTCCTGCCGCGCCGAATTCGGCGACGCAAAGCCGCTCAAGGGTGCACGCATCACCGGCTCGCTGCATATGACCATCCAGACGGCCGTGCTCATCGAAACGCTGGTGGCGCTCGGCGCCGAAGTCCGCTGGGCTTCGTGCAACATCTTCTCGACGCAGGATCATGCCGCTGCTGCGATCGCCGCCGCCGGCGTGCCTGTCTTCGCCATCAAGGGCGAGTCGCTCGAAGATTACTGGGTCTATACCGACAAGATCTTCCAGTGGGCCGATGGCGGCCTTTCCAACATGATCCTCGATGACGGCGGCGACGCCACCATGTACATCCTGCTCGGCGCCCGCGCCGAAGCCGGCGAGGACGTGCTGTCCCATCCGCATTCCGAGGAAGAGGAAATCCTCTTCGCACAGATCAAGAAGCGCCTTGCGGCTTCTCCGGGCTGGTTCACCAAGCAGCGCGACGCGATCAAGGGCGTTACCGAAGAAACCACGACCGGCGTCAACCGCCTTTACCAGCTCAGCCAGAAGGGCCTGCTGCCCTTCCCGGCGATCAACGTCAACGACTCCGTCACCAAGTCGAAATTCGACAACAAGTACGGCTGCAAGGAATCGCTGGTCGACGGCATCCGCCGCGGCACCGACGTGATGATGGCCGGCAAGGTTGCCGTCGTCTGCGGCTACGGCGACGTCGGCAAGGGTTCTGCCGCTTCGCTCTCCGGCGCCGGTGCCCGCGTCAAGGTCACCGAAGCCGATCCGATCTGCGCCCTGCAGGCCGCCATGGACGGTTATGAAGTCGTGCTGCTCGAGGACGTCGTTTCCTCGGCCGATATCTTCATCACCACGACAGGCAACAAGGACGTCATCCGCATCGACCATATGCGGGCGATGAAGGATATGGCGATCGTCGGCAATATCGGTCACTTCGACAACGAAATCGAAGTCGCTGCCTTGCGTAACCTCAAGTGGACCAACGTCAAGCCGCAGGTCGACCTGATCGAGTTCCCCAAGGGCAACCGCATCATCCTTCTTTCCGAAGGCCGCCTGCTCAACCTCGGCAACGCCACCGGCCATCCGTCCTTCGTGATGTCGGCCTCCTTCACCAACCAGACGCTGGCGCAGATCGAACTCTTCACCAAGCCCGGCGAGTATTCGAACCAGGTCTATATCCTGCCGAAGCATCTCGATGAAAAGGTCGCGCGCCTGCATCTCGACAAGCTCGGCGTGAAGCTGACGGAGCTTTCTGCGGAACAGGCTGCTTATATCGGCGTCTCGCCGAAGGGCCCGTTCAAGTCCGACCACTACAGATATTGA
- a CDS encoding phosphoenolpyruvate carboxykinase translates to MEKFGVHNPATELATVGLGGAASVRYNFSAAALYEEAIRRGEAELTAQGALRALTGQHTGRSPRDKFVVRDANTDGEIWWDNNKPMSPEHFALLREDMLAHAAGKELFVQDLVGGAEQGHALPTRVVTEFAWHSLFIRNLLIRPEAAALPTFVPKLTIIDLPSFKADPARHGCRTETVIACDLSNGLVLIGGTSYAGEMKKSVFTVLNYLLPAKGVMPMHCSANVGPDGDAAVFFGLSGTGKTTLSADPARTLIGDDEHGWSENGIFNFEGGCYAKTIRLSAEAEPEIYATTQRFGTVLENVVLNEGREPNFDDGSLTENTRCAYPMHFIPNASETGRAGHPKTIIMLTADAFGVMPPIARLTPDQAMYHFLSGYTAKVAGTEKGVVEPEATFSTCFGAPFMPRHPAEYGNLLKDLIGRHGVECWLVNTGWTGGAYGTGKRMPIKATRALLAAALSGKLGQVEFRTDTNFGFAVPVSVDGVDGGILDPRSTWADKAAYDAQAEKLVSMFIANFAKFENHVDGGVRDAAPGVKVAAE, encoded by the coding sequence ATGGAAAAGTTCGGAGTTCATAACCCGGCAACGGAGCTGGCAACGGTAGGATTGGGCGGCGCAGCCAGCGTCCGCTACAACTTTTCCGCCGCAGCACTCTATGAGGAAGCTATCCGCCGGGGTGAAGCCGAACTGACCGCTCAGGGTGCGCTGCGGGCTCTCACCGGCCAGCACACCGGCCGTTCACCGCGCGACAAGTTTGTTGTTCGCGACGCCAATACCGATGGCGAAATCTGGTGGGACAACAACAAGCCGATGTCGCCGGAGCATTTTGCCCTGCTGCGCGAGGATATGCTGGCGCATGCCGCGGGCAAGGAGCTGTTCGTCCAGGATCTCGTCGGCGGTGCCGAGCAAGGCCATGCGCTGCCGACCCGCGTCGTCACCGAATTCGCCTGGCATTCGCTGTTCATCCGCAATCTGCTGATCCGCCCCGAAGCGGCGGCGCTGCCGACTTTCGTGCCGAAGCTGACGATCATCGATCTGCCGAGCTTCAAGGCCGATCCGGCCCGCCACGGCTGCCGGACGGAAACGGTGATCGCCTGCGATCTCAGCAACGGTCTCGTCCTCATCGGCGGCACCTCCTATGCCGGCGAAATGAAGAAATCGGTGTTCACCGTGCTCAACTACCTGCTGCCGGCCAAGGGCGTGATGCCGATGCACTGCTCGGCCAATGTCGGCCCGGACGGTGATGCGGCTGTGTTCTTCGGCCTTTCCGGCACCGGCAAGACGACGCTGTCGGCCGATCCGGCCCGCACGTTGATCGGCGACGACGAACACGGCTGGAGCGAAAACGGCATCTTCAATTTCGAAGGCGGCTGCTACGCCAAGACCATCCGGCTCTCGGCCGAAGCCGAGCCGGAAATCTATGCGACGACGCAGCGCTTCGGCACCGTGCTCGAAAACGTCGTGCTGAACGAAGGCCGCGAGCCGAATTTCGACGACGGCTCGCTGACCGAAAACACCCGCTGCGCCTATCCGATGCATTTCATTCCGAACGCCTCGGAAACGGGCCGGGCCGGACATCCGAAGACGATCATCATGCTGACAGCCGATGCCTTCGGCGTCATGCCGCCAATCGCGCGTTTGACGCCCGATCAGGCGATGTATCACTTCCTTTCCGGCTACACCGCCAAGGTGGCCGGCACTGAAAAGGGTGTCGTCGAGCCGGAGGCGACCTTCTCCACCTGCTTCGGCGCCCCTTTCATGCCGCGACATCCGGCTGAATACGGCAATCTGCTCAAGGATCTGATCGGCCGCCACGGCGTCGAATGCTGGCTCGTCAACACCGGCTGGACCGGTGGCGCCTACGGCACCGGCAAGCGCATGCCGATCAAGGCGACGCGCGCCCTTCTGGCCGCGGCTCTGAGCGGCAAGCTCGGCCAGGTCGAGTTCCGCACGGACACCAACTTCGGCTTCGCCGTGCCGGTCTCCGTCGATGGCGTCGACGGTGGTATTCTCGATCCGCGCTCGACCTGGGCCGACAAGGCGGCCTATGACGCGCAGGCGGAAAAGCTTGTCTCGATGTTCATCGCCAACTTCGCCAAGTTCGAGAACCACGTCGATGGCGGCGTCCGCGACGCGGCTCCCGGCGTGAAGGTCGCAGCCGAATAA
- a CDS encoding HPr family phosphocarrier protein — MTSLSRELLIINKRGLHARASAKFVQMVETFDAAITVSKDGMTVGGTSIMGLMMLAASPGSSVVVSASGSQAEEALEALDQLIQNRFGEEM, encoded by the coding sequence ATGACATCGCTCTCCCGGGAACTCCTCATCATCAACAAGCGCGGTCTTCACGCGCGCGCCTCCGCCAAATTCGTGCAGATGGTCGAGACCTTCGATGCCGCCATCACCGTTTCCAAGGACGGGATGACAGTCGGCGGCACCTCGATCATGGGCCTGATGATGCTTGCGGCAAGCCCCGGCTCGAGCGTCGTCGTCTCGGCGAGCGGCAGCCAGGCCGAAGAAGCCCTGGAGGCTCTGGATCAGCTGATCCAGAACCGCTTCGGCGAAGAAATGTGA
- a CDS encoding sensor histidine kinase: MAQLVQERDLDDAEGVSTRRVRGRRWSHPFTLIRRIFGNAVFSSLTRRILFFNLVALVVLVGGILYLNQFREGLIDARAESLLTQGEIIAGAISASASVDTNSITIDPQKLLELQAGQSITPVPNDEDLEFPIDPEKVAPVLRRLISPTRTRARIFDADANLLLDSRHLYSRGQVLRFDLPPVEEEKQTWSEWFATLFNKALQPGNLPLYKEAPGGDGSIYPEVMNALTGVRGAVVRTTEKGELIVSVAVPIQRFRAVLGVLLLSTQAGDIDNIVHAERLAIMRVFGVATLVNVLLSLVLSSTIANPLRRLSAAAIRVRRGAKAREEIPDFSARQDEIGNLSIALREMTTALYDRIDAIESFAADVSHELKNPLTSLRSAVETLPLARSDDSKKRLMDVIQHDVRRLDRLISDISDASRLDAELARVDAGSVDMEVLLRDLIEVSRQVRSSKKQVEIEYAIDRKPNVKTRFVVNGHDLRIGQIIANLIENARSFVPEKGGKITVRLVRTRSRCVTTIEDNGPGIQAENIDRIFERFYTDRPESEGFGQNSGLGLSISRQIAEAHGGSLRAENITDAEGQVLGARFILALPLDASA, encoded by the coding sequence TTGGCACAGTTGGTGCAGGAAAGGGATCTGGACGACGCGGAGGGCGTGAGCACCCGTCGCGTCCGAGGCCGCCGTTGGTCGCATCCCTTCACGCTGATCCGCCGCATCTTCGGCAATGCGGTGTTTTCGAGCCTGACGCGGCGCATCCTGTTCTTCAACCTGGTCGCGCTGGTGGTGCTCGTCGGCGGCATCCTCTACCTCAACCAGTTTCGCGAGGGGCTGATCGACGCGCGCGCCGAAAGCCTGTTGACGCAGGGCGAGATCATCGCCGGCGCCATTTCGGCCTCCGCGTCGGTCGATACCAACTCGATCACCATCGATCCACAGAAGCTGCTCGAGCTGCAGGCCGGCCAGAGCATCACCCCGGTGCCGAACGACGAGGATCTCGAATTCCCGATCGATCCAGAGAAGGTCGCCCCGGTCCTGCGCCGGCTGATCTCGCCGACACGCACACGCGCCCGCATCTTCGATGCCGACGCCAATCTGCTGCTCGATTCGCGCCATCTCTACTCGCGCGGCCAGGTGCTGCGCTTCGACCTGCCGCCGGTCGAGGAGGAGAAACAGACCTGGAGCGAGTGGTTCGCGACCCTGTTCAACAAGGCGCTGCAGCCCGGCAATCTGCCGCTCTATAAGGAAGCGCCGGGCGGCGACGGCTCGATCTATCCCGAAGTGATGAACGCGCTGACCGGTGTGCGCGGCGCCGTGGTGCGCACCACCGAAAAAGGCGAGCTCATCGTTTCCGTCGCCGTGCCGATCCAGCGCTTCCGCGCCGTGCTCGGCGTGCTGCTGTTGTCGACGCAGGCGGGCGATATCGACAATATCGTTCATGCCGAGCGGCTTGCCATCATGCGCGTCTTCGGCGTCGCCACGCTGGTCAACGTGCTGCTTTCGCTGGTGTTGTCGTCGACGATCGCCAATCCGCTGCGCCGCCTTTCGGCCGCCGCCATCCGGGTGCGGCGCGGGGCCAAGGCGCGTGAGGAGATTCCCGACTTTTCCGCCCGCCAGGATGAAATCGGCAATCTTTCCATAGCTTTGCGCGAGATGACGACGGCGCTCTACGACCGCATCGATGCGATCGAGAGTTTCGCCGCCGATGTCAGCCACGAACTCAAGAATCCGCTGACGTCGCTGCGCAGCGCCGTCGAAACGCTGCCGCTTGCCCGATCCGACGATTCCAAGAAGCGGCTGATGGACGTCATCCAGCACGATGTCCGCCGCCTCGACCGGTTGATCAGCGATATCTCCGACGCCTCCCGCCTCGATGCCGAACTTGCGCGTGTCGATGCCGGCTCCGTCGACATGGAGGTGCTGTTGCGCGACCTCATCGAGGTTTCACGCCAGGTCAGGAGCAGCAAGAAGCAGGTGGAGATCGAATATGCGATCGATCGCAAGCCGAACGTCAAGACGCGCTTCGTCGTCAACGGCCACGATCTGCGCATCGGCCAGATCATCGCCAACCTGATCGAGAACGCCCGCTCCTTCGTGCCGGAGAAGGGTGGCAAGATCACCGTGCGGCTGGTGCGGACACGATCGCGCTGCGTCACCACCATCGAAGACAACGGCCCCGGCATCCAGGCGGAAAATATCGACCGCATCTTCGAGCGTTTCTATACCGACCGACCGGAATCGGAAGGATTCGGACAGAATTCGGGGCTCGGCCTGTCGATCAGCCGGCAGATCGCCGAAGCCCATGGCGGCTCGCTGAGGGCGGAGAACATCACCGATGCCGAAGGCCAGGTGCTCGGCGCCCGCTTCATTCTCGCTTTGCCCCTTGATGCCTCCGCATGA
- a CDS encoding serine/threonine protein kinase, giving the protein MTAALNIHATAIVVGRTGLLFSGPSGWGKSMLAFTCMTEARRLGLFTALVADDQVLLSQETGAVIATCPPSIAGLIELRGTGIVQQDHVARAPMHYAVLPGSASGENRLPPEDEVVDLAPGLSLPALRLLTGVPSPLAILMAKAPDIGQ; this is encoded by the coding sequence ATGACGGCGGCTTTGAACATCCATGCGACGGCGATCGTCGTCGGCCGGACGGGGCTGCTGTTCAGCGGCCCTTCCGGCTGGGGAAAATCGATGCTGGCCTTTACCTGCATGACCGAGGCACGGCGGCTCGGGCTGTTCACGGCACTGGTCGCCGACGATCAGGTGCTGTTGTCGCAAGAGACCGGCGCGGTGATCGCCACCTGTCCGCCGTCGATCGCCGGGCTGATCGAACTTCGCGGCACCGGCATCGTCCAGCAGGATCATGTCGCCCGGGCGCCCATGCATTATGCCGTGCTTCCCGGCAGCGCCAGCGGTGAAAACCGTCTCCCCCCTGAAGACGAAGTCGTCGATCTTGCCCCCGGTTTGTCGCTTCCCGCATTGCGGTTGCTCACAGGCGTGCCTTCACCCCTTGCAATCCTGATGGCAAAAGCACCCGATATCGGGCAGTGA
- a CDS encoding response regulator transcription factor, whose translation MPTIALVDDDRNILTSVSIALEAEGYKVETYTDGASALDGLLARPPQLAIFDIKMPRMDGMELLRRLRQKSDIPVIFLTSKDEEIDELFGLKMGADDFITKPFSQRLLVERVRAVLRRASSREAAAAGGTSPAGAPKTGVVQQARSLERGQLVMDQERHTCTWKGEAVTLTVTEFLILHSLAQRPGVVKSRDALMDAAYDEQVYVDDRTIDSHIKRLRKKFKMVDTDFDMIETLYGVGYRFREAA comes from the coding sequence ATGCCGACAATCGCGCTCGTTGACGACGACCGCAACATCCTCACCTCGGTGTCGATCGCACTGGAGGCCGAAGGATATAAGGTCGAGACCTATACGGACGGTGCTTCGGCGCTCGACGGCCTTCTGGCACGACCGCCGCAGCTGGCGATCTTCGACATCAAGATGCCGCGCATGGACGGCATGGAACTGCTGCGCCGCCTGCGGCAGAAGTCGGATATTCCCGTCATCTTCCTCACCTCCAAGGATGAAGAGATCGATGAGCTCTTCGGCCTGAAGATGGGCGCCGACGATTTCATCACCAAGCCTTTTTCCCAGCGCCTGCTGGTCGAGCGCGTCCGCGCCGTTCTGCGCCGCGCCTCGAGCCGCGAAGCCGCAGCCGCAGGCGGCACCAGCCCCGCCGGCGCGCCGAAGACCGGCGTCGTGCAGCAGGCCCGCTCGCTGGAGCGCGGGCAGCTGGTCATGGACCAGGAACGCCATACCTGCACCTGGAAAGGTGAGGCCGTGACGCTGACGGTGACCGAATTCCTGATCCTGCATTCCCTGGCGCAGCGCCCGGGTGTGGTGAAAAGCCGCGACGCCTTGATGGATGCCGCCTATGACGAACAGGTGTATGTTGATGACCGGACCATTGACAGCCACATCAAGCGGCTGCGCAAGAAGTTCAAGATGGTCGATACCGACTTTGATATGATTGAAACGCTTTACGGTGTGGGTTACCGCTTCCGCGAAGCAGCCTGA